In Hugenholtzia roseola DSM 9546, the following are encoded in one genomic region:
- a CDS encoding M56 family metallopeptidase yields the protein MENLLYFLQVQFYISIFFLIYWLFFKKHSFYQLRRFYLLATLVLAMLLPLSHFFEQEVKQREKEDLVLLKTALSHLPQEAVVNQKQIPQIFSASSEMVTILNYNDIFTNFLVKYYKYFYYSIAFLFVLVFIFQNIKLFYFIRKMKKETPSSLHTFIWQSKQRTFRLFESEKIPYTFSFSNFIFIKTTAFQDAKERAFLLTHEQAHVYYWHTFDIFFMKIIQILFWYNPFIYAYLREIRQVHEYMADQAAVAFCQKTPQEYASFLAAQALGVSLQNLFEPQMGLAFIQRGQLKARLQMLVVQTPKSKRRQYFWLFPICVLFVLISSCLNEKVKIFDSKKDYDSTSNLENRYFFATADFFYFEEHLQTQPHQSLKTKTIVQTVFKNSVDSTKFFNVKIRPSNLKNPTLYLDYRTLSASKQISREGFEIKAFNQDNILISKYLENGLVEISASPKDIISIQIRPNNEDLQDLFHIEKIEEKPLTLAFISEPALEIDWLTEKKVSSKYLQNLLEKHNKIASEKKKLTAQLDPSLVATTSQQFWLEEGQTQVELQWNTEKREKLAFQIATENKESDYQIQVFDAQNQLLTKINAEAKKEQTLHYFQAEEKTTYKIRFVRNPLASQRLLFYVSSL from the coding sequence TTATTGTATTTTTTACAAGTTCAGTTTTATATCAGCATTTTCTTTTTGATATACTGGCTATTTTTTAAAAAACATAGCTTTTATCAGCTGCGTCGATTTTATTTATTAGCGACACTTGTTCTTGCAATGTTATTGCCTTTGAGTCATTTTTTTGAACAAGAAGTAAAGCAAAGAGAAAAAGAAGACCTTGTTTTGCTGAAAACTGCCCTTTCGCATTTGCCACAAGAGGCGGTAGTGAATCAGAAACAAATCCCGCAAATATTTTCTGCTTCCTCTGAAATGGTAACTATTTTAAATTACAATGATATTTTTACAAATTTTTTAGTAAAATATTACAAATATTTTTATTATAGTATTGCATTTTTATTTGTATTAGTTTTTATATTCCAAAATATAAAACTTTTCTATTTTATACGAAAAATGAAAAAAGAAACTCCCTCATCACTTCATACTTTTATATGGCAGAGTAAGCAAAGAACGTTTCGCCTTTTTGAGTCAGAAAAAATACCTTATACTTTTTCTTTTTCTAATTTTATTTTTATTAAAACTACTGCTTTTCAAGACGCAAAAGAACGTGCTTTCCTACTCACGCACGAGCAGGCGCATGTGTATTATTGGCATACTTTTGATATATTTTTTATGAAAATTATACAAATTTTATTTTGGTATAATCCATTTATTTATGCCTATTTGCGTGAGATAAGGCAGGTGCATGAGTACATGGCAGACCAAGCGGCTGTGGCTTTCTGCCAAAAAACCCCACAAGAATATGCGTCCTTTTTGGCTGCACAGGCTTTGGGCGTTTCCCTGCAAAACCTTTTTGAACCACAAATGGGGCTTGCTTTTATACAAAGAGGGCAGCTAAAGGCACGCCTTCAAATGCTGGTTGTTCAAACACCAAAAAGCAAAAGGCGGCAATATTTTTGGCTTTTTCCGATTTGTGTCTTGTTTGTGTTGATTTCGTCTTGCTTAAATGAAAAAGTTAAAATTTTTGATAGTAAAAAAGATTATGATTCAACCTCAAATTTAGAAAATCGCTATTTTTTCGCCACAGCAGATTTCTTTTATTTCGAAGAACATCTGCAAACGCAACCTCATCAGTCTTTAAAAACAAAAACGATTGTCCAAACAGTTTTTAAAAATTCTGTTGATTCTACAAAATTTTTTAACGTCAAAATTAGACCTTCTAATTTGAAAAATCCTACACTTTATCTCGATTACAGAACGCTATCGGCTTCAAAGCAAATTAGTCGAGAGGGTTTTGAAATCAAGGCTTTTAATCAAGATAATATTCTCATTTCCAAATACTTAGAAAATGGATTGGTAGAAATTTCTGCTTCGCCTAAAGATATAATTTCTATCCAAATTCGTCCGAACAACGAAGATTTGCAAGACCTTTTCCACATAGAAAAGATAGAAGAAAAGCCTTTGACGCTTGCTTTTATTTCCGAGCCTGCACTTGAAATAGACTGGCTAACAGAGAAAAAAGTTTCTTCTAAATATTTGCAAAATTTATTAGAAAAACATAATAAAATCGCATCAGAAAAAAAGAAACTTACTGCACAGTTAGACCCTTCGTTGGTGGCTACTACCTCACAACAATTTTGGTTGGAAGAAGGGCAAACACAAGTAGAATTGCAGTGGAATACAGAGAAGCGCGAAAAACTTGCTTTTCAAATTGCAACAGAAAATAAAGAATCTGACTACCAAATACAAGTTTTTGATGCTCAAAATCAACTTCTTACAAAAATAAATGCAGAAGCTAAAAAAGAACAAACTTTGCATTATTTTCAGGCAGAGGAAAAAACTACTTACAAAATTAGATTTGTTCGAAACCCTTTGGCAAGCCAGCGTCTTCTTTTTTATGTATCATCTCTTTAA
- a CDS encoding GLPGLI family protein, whose product MKKTIVLSLLFILSVFSFSLKAQINNGTVVYSEEYEDLTDASLEKRIKQVRKQVKDEALQDKIIETFKKDQKEKPKYERTLYFSNQEALYVEREENQLGIKMGIEKTYFNVKQNKAISEAYVFEKAFVIEEPLPKQDWVLVDSVREITPFRAKMAVLQTDSSRIEAWYTEEIALPLGGSEYGGLKGLILEVYKSDGSALRFKSFSAQVPEKVEIKAPKNGKKVSKKEFNLILSQKVRAMNEAVKGGQVIKVDK is encoded by the coding sequence ATGAAAAAAACTATAGTTTTATCTCTTTTGTTTATTTTATCCGTTTTTTCTTTTAGCTTGAAAGCTCAAATCAATAACGGCACAGTCGTTTATAGCGAGGAGTATGAAGACCTTACAGATGCTTCTTTGGAAAAGCGAATCAAACAAGTGCGCAAACAGGTAAAAGATGAGGCTCTGCAAGACAAAATTATTGAAACTTTCAAAAAAGACCAAAAAGAAAAGCCCAAATATGAGCGAACGCTATATTTCTCTAATCAGGAGGCTCTTTATGTAGAGAGGGAAGAAAACCAGTTGGGTATTAAAATGGGAATAGAAAAAACTTATTTTAATGTCAAACAAAATAAGGCTATTTCTGAAGCTTATGTCTTCGAAAAGGCATTTGTGATAGAAGAACCGCTGCCCAAACAAGATTGGGTATTGGTTGATAGTGTGCGCGAAATCACGCCTTTTAGGGCAAAGATGGCGGTTTTGCAAACTGATAGCAGTCGCATCGAGGCTTGGTATACCGAAGAAATCGCCTTGCCTTTGGGCGGTAGCGAGTATGGCGGCTTAAAGGGACTTATTTTAGAAGTCTATAAATCAGATGGTTCTGCCCTGCGTTTCAAAAGTTTTAGTGCGCAAGTGCCAGAAAAGGTGGAAATCAAAGCCCCTAAGAATGGCAAGAAAGTGTCTAAAAAGGAGTTTAACTTGATTTTGAGCCAAAAGGTAAGAGCCATGAATGAGGCGGTTAAAGGTGGTCAAGTTATTAAAGTTGATAAATAA